The following proteins are co-located in the Polystyrenella longa genome:
- a CDS encoding MotA/TolQ/ExbB proton channel family protein: protein MDAKQIFLEYFGYIIYAAMALAAMAGLACIAILNRNVKKKSMGSRANSDAFLEEVSMYLEDRDFDAVVELCDSPPYWSKAVPQLIMVAIENKKLGLTKVRRMLAERFEREILAELEYTTSWVITVVKSAPMLGLLGTVTGMISAFGKIAAMQETGTDPAQLANDISFALLTTAYGLAIAIPLVVLGNKINVQIGKLQDSVQDDLGRFLNDFERAIRS from the coding sequence ATGGATGCCAAGCAGATATTTCTAGAGTATTTCGGCTATATAATTTACGCCGCGATGGCGTTAGCCGCGATGGCGGGACTCGCCTGTATTGCGATTCTCAACCGGAACGTTAAGAAGAAGTCGATGGGCAGCCGGGCCAACTCTGACGCCTTCCTCGAAGAAGTCAGTATGTACCTGGAAGATCGCGATTTCGACGCGGTCGTTGAGCTTTGCGACTCGCCTCCGTACTGGAGTAAAGCGGTTCCGCAATTGATCATGGTCGCCATTGAAAACAAGAAGCTGGGCTTAACTAAAGTCCGTCGCATGCTGGCGGAGCGGTTCGAGCGTGAAATTCTGGCTGAGCTGGAATACACCACTTCCTGGGTGATCACCGTCGTTAAGAGTGCTCCGATGTTGGGGCTGCTCGGAACCGTTACCGGTATGATCAGTGCGTTCGGTAAGATCGCCGCCATGCAGGAAACAGGTACCGACCCGGCTCAGCTTGCGAACGACATCAGTTTCGCCCTGTTAACCACGGCCTATGGGTTGGCAATCGCCATTCCACTGGTGGTTCTCGGTAACAAAATCAACGTGCAAATCGGAAAACTGCAAGACTCCGTCCAAGACGATCTCGGCCGGTTTCTGAATGACTTCGAACGTGCAATCCGGAGCTAA
- a CDS encoding ABC transporter substrate-binding protein: MVSSRVRRRAFALTTGSLRTLLNSFLCFALLAVAGFSQEAYAQDDAAEESPAAPAASENPPAETEPPAESDGETAAEPNPETNQQNNQSVGLPRLEDLLTNFPTAEELMTKKPSDWLVLNKLENGKEVVLEVQPVAPRPDTLQKIETSIDEFPPFPRDATDKQKEQHVLKREQLFKMSIFLPDDKSEKEYFLDYRQVDRILYHEDKLLQWVTQYGNEGKFREAFDLLFKLKRLVPDWPGVEEQHDKLLQIEAQYNLDNGNPDSALALLMALYDRNRKFQGLSAEFGKTVNKLVDESLQQEQYRRARFYLGRLRAYFPDNPLNGTWESRLNNAAQDLIQKSLSQYGEGNYSGALESVNNAAEIWPEADRLNDTYRRIAERYQVLKVGVLRFADDAKNYPFETDAEVRIENLKNANLFEKQSAQEVALYSSPYLSNWVPTRLGKKLTFDLRAQFQSWEPYQPLNSFDIYDALQRRLEANSPDADERLRNYIERVDVKSPSRFEITFSKVPLRPEALLSFPVEHRVPNPNDESNQAINDLFMPPSRFELQSSTETTRTYVRSTSEPSEQTLYHVAAVEEIKYESLEKSIQGLVRGEISMLPSVRGELVSLLQDDGRFFVQRRSLPQSYVLQFNPNTEMLKNRELRRGLAYAIDRQEILQNIILQSDNPELGRVISAPFPSENQAYDPLSELRPYDLTLAYSLVEAAKANLKEKFGPLKLICVPDPRIRQAAEKMVQEWGRIGLEIELLDENAATDRKSGWDLVLREHRMAEPIVELWPYMTMSDVARAEDLVDLPSWLRQELVDLENAGDLRTATRSLHMLHNQLQANVEMIPLWEVNDYIVLRKTVTGFPLAPVYPYQGVEQWSSQAWFPTGF, from the coding sequence GTGGTTAGCTCCCGCGTACGACGGCGAGCGTTCGCCCTGACGACGGGCTCGTTACGGACGCTGTTGAACTCATTCCTCTGCTTCGCACTGCTGGCAGTGGCCGGGTTCTCGCAGGAAGCTTACGCACAGGACGATGCAGCCGAGGAATCTCCTGCGGCACCTGCGGCCTCTGAAAATCCGCCAGCAGAGACAGAGCCCCCCGCCGAATCAGATGGCGAAACGGCAGCGGAACCCAATCCTGAAACCAACCAACAGAACAATCAATCAGTGGGCCTTCCGCGTCTGGAAGACCTTTTGACAAATTTCCCTACTGCCGAAGAGCTCATGACCAAAAAGCCATCTGACTGGCTGGTTCTGAACAAATTGGAAAACGGTAAAGAAGTCGTCCTGGAAGTTCAGCCGGTTGCCCCTCGGCCGGATACGCTTCAGAAAATCGAAACGTCGATTGATGAATTTCCTCCGTTCCCTCGAGACGCAACCGACAAACAGAAAGAGCAACACGTCCTGAAACGAGAGCAGCTCTTCAAAATGAGCATCTTCCTGCCAGATGATAAATCTGAGAAAGAATATTTTCTCGATTACCGACAAGTGGATCGCATCCTCTATCACGAAGACAAGTTATTGCAGTGGGTAACTCAGTACGGAAACGAGGGGAAATTTCGAGAAGCTTTTGACTTACTCTTCAAACTAAAGCGACTTGTACCGGATTGGCCAGGAGTCGAAGAGCAACACGATAAACTTCTCCAAATCGAAGCCCAATACAATTTAGATAATGGAAATCCAGATTCTGCGCTCGCTCTATTGATGGCACTTTACGATCGCAATCGTAAATTTCAGGGGCTGTCCGCCGAATTCGGGAAGACCGTCAACAAACTCGTCGACGAAAGTCTCCAACAGGAGCAATACCGCCGGGCACGATTTTATCTGGGCAGACTAAGAGCCTATTTTCCAGATAATCCACTTAATGGTACATGGGAAAGTCGACTCAATAATGCAGCCCAGGATCTGATCCAGAAATCACTGAGTCAGTACGGAGAGGGGAATTATTCCGGTGCATTAGAATCGGTAAACAATGCTGCAGAGATTTGGCCAGAGGCAGATCGCCTGAATGACACCTATCGTCGAATCGCAGAACGCTACCAGGTATTAAAAGTCGGTGTGCTGCGATTTGCAGACGATGCCAAAAACTATCCCTTCGAAACCGACGCCGAAGTACGCATTGAGAACCTGAAAAATGCGAATCTGTTTGAAAAGCAGAGTGCGCAGGAAGTCGCTCTCTACAGCAGCCCCTATCTGAGTAACTGGGTTCCCACTCGTCTGGGCAAAAAATTGACGTTCGACCTGCGTGCCCAGTTCCAGAGCTGGGAACCGTACCAACCCTTGAACTCATTCGACATTTACGACGCCTTACAAAGGCGTCTGGAGGCAAATTCTCCTGATGCTGACGAGCGTCTGCGTAACTATATTGAAAGAGTCGACGTCAAATCGCCCAGCCGTTTTGAAATCACTTTCTCTAAAGTGCCGTTGCGTCCCGAAGCGTTGCTCTCTTTCCCTGTAGAGCATCGCGTCCCCAATCCGAATGACGAGTCTAACCAGGCGATCAATGACCTTTTCATGCCGCCCAGTCGATTCGAGTTGCAGTCATCTACAGAGACTACCAGAACGTACGTCCGTTCGACTTCCGAGCCTTCAGAACAAACGTTGTATCATGTCGCCGCCGTCGAGGAGATCAAATACGAGTCGCTGGAAAAATCGATTCAAGGTCTCGTTCGGGGTGAAATTTCGATGTTACCCAGTGTGCGAGGAGAACTTGTCTCGTTGCTTCAGGATGATGGCCGGTTTTTCGTCCAACGCCGCTCGCTACCTCAATCGTATGTTTTGCAGTTCAATCCCAATACTGAAATGCTCAAAAATCGGGAACTCCGACGCGGTCTTGCATACGCCATTGACCGACAGGAAATTCTTCAAAACATCATTTTGCAAAGTGACAACCCGGAACTGGGTCGTGTGATTTCAGCCCCGTTCCCTTCAGAAAATCAAGCATACGACCCATTGTCCGAATTGCGACCATACGATCTGACACTTGCCTACAGTCTCGTCGAAGCCGCCAAAGCCAACCTCAAGGAAAAGTTTGGTCCGCTCAAACTCATTTGTGTCCCCGACCCTCGCATCCGGCAGGCGGCCGAAAAGATGGTTCAGGAATGGGGACGGATCGGTTTAGAAATTGAACTTCTGGATGAAAATGCAGCGACGGACCGCAAATCGGGGTGGGACCTCGTCCTCCGTGAGCACCGTATGGCAGAACCGATTGTCGAACTCTGGCCTTACATGACGATGAGCGATGTGGCTCGTGCGGAAGATCTGGTCGACCTTCCCTCCTGGTTACGGCAGGAACTGGTAGACCTCGAAAACGCGGGCGATTTACGGACAGCCACCCGGTCGCTCCACATGCTACACAACCAGTTGCAGGCGAACGTCGAAATGATTCCCTTGTGGGAGGTTAACGACTACATCGTTCTGCGAAAGACAGTCACAGGTTTTCCATTGGCGCCAGTCTATCCCTATCAGGGTGTCGAACAATGGAGTTCTCAGGCTTGGTTTCCTACCGGTTTTTAG
- a CDS encoding outer membrane protein assembly factor BamB family protein, whose translation MSSDAVIKLELPTGEVKEIELSSKSPVSIGAHRNNDVQLKEPGVGTMHCRLSLTDKGIVIAAATSAGVNINGIKTRKTILTENDKVTIGGTKLTVSGEAAVASSRAASAVDLKPVSQDDIFGDVAPEEPDDQAETIKSKKPPKKQKTPPPEESAISAILDDDDFLEDDDMFAPADNYASSSDSDKTEDDAVEEDAKEVSEDEEETTDDDKPDEEKISPKEKLRSRMEARRNRSAVRPGQEELLRSKLLQFLGGGSLLLIVLAAIFYVLFLSNDSQQLYDNALTQFEEKKYSQSISSFNGFLEKYPNVTELSDAARIKLGQAKIEKEIAGSGGNWEAGLQQLDNFIIDNRGTKGFVTDQKGVLFSYANTIARGAIASAQTQKKREFLAFAKEAREKVTAYGPESESEMKALNQELDGLYRAAESAVLKEEVFVEHLQRIETAIQSKQPLAALKTRRELLIRYPDLEENKKLKEKMGQILETEQQLVTSTELDQEAIVVEREASYPPPLTIAIHTRSQTPGQSEGEVVLIQTQNSCYGIDTITGQPVWQRLTGPEKSFFPILVDTAPEGVIFFDSQHHELVAIELTTGKLMWRQPLQTADGNPEQVTGKPLVHDSSIFIATDQNNLYQLDLRSGRLMVRLHFAQPLFGSPALTADERHCLIAGEQELFYYFSLRPLKCEAVSYFGHLPGDIDIPIISMGSLALITQNTGADECTLKVLRTEFPDNPAEFPQKIVPEAQEKIAGRVVNPPFLRGKQLVVHSTGKRLTSFTVSADPGTQMLTEDGAFQFQEMQEEQTGETASVNPSNEQSVYLYIGPNGQLWMSQDALRKLQINSDHFQLNPKETATGAPVQPLQMQHEKVFVGRSHPFSPAVFLSQANRQSLDSYWRTIFGAKVIGTIEANEATLTCLTDAGSVVQVRKSDFQEKRFLTESMNRLPLDQEKSMSDTPPRVVTMANGQMFVTWGNADPFYSTISKTGQVTPARKLSAPVEANPIEIEAGTVLPVADNLILIPSGANSRQVINDFKTPDSSWKTLIPLSGNEFLGLTDAGFLARYEFTTDNPSHFREITNYDFGVPVDVAPVLSGETLFLATSDSKLQVIDTTSLTVTNTIDLPASASGDLWVAGETLLVQADNQLWGYPVTGDLKPTWNNPLDGGSITVEPTVRGTTMFAADLSGRILKVDLQSGEMTELGVLDVPLVLPLFAFGNDVIGATVDGSLYQLSSLFSQ comes from the coding sequence ATGAGCAGTGATGCAGTAATCAAACTGGAATTACCCACGGGTGAAGTGAAAGAGATTGAACTCTCATCCAAATCCCCTGTCTCAATCGGTGCGCATCGAAATAACGACGTGCAACTGAAGGAGCCGGGCGTGGGAACCATGCATTGCCGTCTCAGTTTGACGGACAAGGGCATCGTGATTGCCGCCGCCACTTCGGCAGGCGTCAATATCAACGGAATCAAAACAAGGAAAACGATTCTAACTGAAAACGATAAAGTGACGATCGGTGGAACAAAGCTGACCGTCTCGGGTGAGGCTGCGGTCGCTTCTTCTCGCGCGGCTTCGGCGGTAGATCTGAAACCGGTTTCTCAGGATGACATTTTCGGCGATGTGGCTCCGGAAGAACCGGATGACCAGGCCGAAACGATCAAGTCGAAAAAGCCACCTAAAAAGCAGAAAACTCCGCCACCAGAAGAATCGGCGATATCTGCCATTCTCGATGATGATGACTTCCTGGAAGACGATGACATGTTCGCCCCTGCGGACAACTATGCCTCCAGCTCAGACTCAGATAAAACTGAAGACGACGCAGTCGAAGAGGATGCCAAAGAAGTTTCCGAGGATGAAGAAGAAACCACCGACGACGATAAACCTGACGAAGAAAAGATTTCTCCTAAAGAAAAACTACGAAGCCGGATGGAAGCCCGTCGCAATCGCAGCGCCGTTCGTCCTGGCCAGGAAGAGTTACTACGTTCAAAGCTCTTGCAGTTTCTTGGTGGTGGCTCGCTTCTGTTGATCGTTCTGGCTGCTATCTTTTACGTCCTGTTCCTGAGCAATGACAGTCAGCAACTGTATGACAATGCTTTGACTCAATTTGAAGAGAAGAAATACAGCCAGTCCATTTCTTCATTCAATGGCTTCCTCGAAAAATATCCGAATGTCACAGAACTTTCTGATGCGGCCCGAATTAAACTGGGGCAGGCGAAAATTGAAAAAGAGATCGCCGGCTCTGGCGGAAACTGGGAAGCCGGACTGCAACAACTTGATAATTTCATCATCGATAATCGTGGCACCAAAGGTTTTGTGACTGATCAAAAAGGCGTTCTGTTTTCTTATGCCAACACCATCGCACGAGGTGCCATCGCCTCTGCACAAACTCAGAAGAAACGAGAGTTCCTGGCCTTCGCCAAAGAAGCCCGCGAAAAAGTGACCGCGTACGGCCCTGAAAGCGAGAGCGAAATGAAAGCGCTCAATCAAGAGCTCGACGGTTTGTATCGTGCAGCCGAGTCCGCTGTACTTAAGGAAGAAGTCTTCGTTGAGCATCTTCAACGAATTGAAACGGCGATTCAAAGCAAACAGCCGCTTGCCGCATTAAAAACACGCCGGGAACTTCTTATTCGTTATCCCGATCTCGAAGAAAACAAAAAGCTCAAAGAGAAAATGGGCCAGATTCTGGAAACAGAACAGCAACTCGTCACCTCTACGGAACTGGATCAGGAAGCCATTGTAGTGGAGCGAGAAGCTTCGTATCCGCCCCCTTTAACCATCGCCATTCACACCCGTTCTCAAACGCCAGGCCAGTCCGAAGGTGAAGTCGTCCTGATTCAAACTCAGAACAGCTGTTACGGAATCGACACCATCACGGGGCAACCTGTTTGGCAACGGTTAACCGGACCTGAAAAGTCTTTCTTTCCTATTCTGGTGGATACCGCTCCGGAAGGGGTGATTTTCTTCGACTCTCAGCACCACGAACTCGTCGCCATTGAATTAACAACCGGAAAGCTGATGTGGCGACAACCGCTGCAAACTGCAGACGGCAACCCGGAGCAAGTCACAGGAAAACCTCTCGTACACGATTCCTCGATTTTCATTGCTACGGACCAGAACAACCTTTATCAGCTCGACCTGCGATCGGGCCGATTAATGGTTCGTCTGCACTTTGCCCAGCCACTATTCGGTTCTCCAGCACTCACTGCCGACGAACGGCATTGCCTGATCGCCGGTGAACAGGAACTGTTCTACTACTTCTCGCTTCGCCCTCTGAAATGCGAAGCGGTTTCCTACTTCGGACACCTGCCAGGTGACATCGATATTCCGATTATCTCCATGGGAAGCCTGGCACTCATCACGCAAAATACGGGCGCGGATGAATGTACTTTAAAAGTATTACGAACCGAGTTCCCCGATAATCCAGCGGAATTCCCTCAAAAGATTGTTCCGGAAGCTCAGGAGAAGATTGCTGGACGAGTAGTAAACCCACCCTTCCTGAGGGGCAAACAGCTGGTCGTCCATTCTACGGGAAAACGACTGACGTCCTTCACCGTGTCCGCAGACCCAGGGACCCAAATGCTCACGGAAGATGGAGCATTCCAATTCCAGGAGATGCAGGAAGAACAGACAGGCGAAACAGCCTCTGTAAACCCCTCGAATGAACAGTCAGTTTACCTTTACATCGGCCCAAATGGGCAACTTTGGATGAGTCAGGACGCGCTTCGCAAATTGCAGATTAACAGCGACCACTTCCAGCTCAACCCTAAAGAGACTGCGACCGGTGCCCCTGTTCAACCATTGCAGATGCAGCACGAGAAAGTGTTCGTCGGTCGAAGCCATCCGTTCTCTCCGGCCGTTTTTCTTTCTCAGGCAAACCGCCAGAGCCTCGACAGTTACTGGAGAACGATCTTCGGCGCCAAAGTCATCGGCACAATAGAAGCGAATGAGGCCACGCTGACGTGTCTGACAGACGCTGGCTCCGTCGTTCAAGTAAGAAAATCCGATTTTCAAGAGAAACGTTTCCTCACAGAGTCGATGAATCGACTTCCACTCGATCAGGAAAAAAGCATGTCGGATACGCCACCTCGTGTGGTGACAATGGCGAATGGTCAGATGTTCGTGACCTGGGGAAATGCCGATCCATTTTACAGTACGATTTCAAAAACAGGTCAGGTCACTCCGGCACGAAAATTATCCGCCCCTGTCGAGGCGAACCCGATCGAGATTGAAGCAGGCACCGTTCTGCCAGTCGCAGACAACCTCATTCTGATTCCTTCCGGAGCGAACAGCCGTCAGGTTATTAATGACTTCAAAACTCCGGATTCCAGCTGGAAGACATTAATTCCTCTGTCTGGAAATGAGTTCCTGGGATTAACGGACGCCGGGTTCCTGGCGCGATATGAATTCACTACGGACAATCCGAGCCACTTCCGTGAAATCACTAATTATGATTTCGGTGTGCCCGTCGATGTAGCGCCGGTCTTGTCAGGAGAAACGCTTTTCCTGGCGACATCGGACAGCAAACTTCAGGTCATCGACACAACTTCACTGACTGTCACCAACACAATCGACCTTCCCGCTTCCGCTTCAGGAGATCTGTGGGTCGCTGGAGAAACTCTCCTCGTTCAGGCAGACAATCAACTCTGGGGTTATCCTGTCACAGGTGATCTGAAACCGACTTGGAATAACCCTCTTGATGGTGGCTCGATCACCGTCGAACCCACGGTACGCGGCACCACGATGTTCGCCGCAGACCTGTCTGGACGAATTCTAAAAGTTGATCTTCAATCAGGAGAAATGACAGAGTTGGGTGTTCTCGATGTTCCGCTCGTGCTCCCACTCTTCGCCTTTGGAAACGATGTTATCGGAGCCACTGTCGATGGTAGCCTCTACCAGTTGTCTTCCTTATTTTCTCAGTAA
- a CDS encoding biopolymer transporter ExbD has product MPIQFRCPQCKTRLSISRKQSGSDIKCPSCSAMVPVPAIDGATSRTPSQSPGKTSEDDDLIGNIDDIFGDDPSVPDSDPPPSKPNAGGPVIVGPPPEEDEDDEDEGFSVRSMETEMDDMDLTPMVDVTFLLLIFFMISASFSLQKTMPFPPPEPDEEGATTQQVEMEETEDTAILIEIDENNTIMIGDELEVIQDPAMVAEKIAQYARQQGSQEIMMTVNDQALHDTVVWVFDSAAEAGIQRVRITTLTE; this is encoded by the coding sequence ATGCCGATTCAATTTCGTTGTCCACAATGCAAGACCCGCCTGAGCATCTCGCGCAAGCAGTCCGGCAGCGATATTAAATGCCCCTCCTGTTCTGCGATGGTACCGGTTCCGGCAATTGATGGAGCTACCTCAAGGACTCCTTCCCAGAGTCCCGGGAAGACTTCCGAGGACGACGACCTGATCGGCAACATCGATGATATCTTTGGCGACGACCCTTCTGTACCCGATTCCGATCCCCCCCCCTCTAAACCGAATGCTGGCGGCCCCGTTATTGTAGGGCCACCTCCCGAGGAAGATGAGGACGACGAAGACGAAGGGTTCTCCGTTCGTTCGATGGAAACGGAAATGGATGACATGGACCTGACCCCCATGGTCGATGTCACATTTCTATTGCTGATTTTCTTCATGATTTCAGCTTCGTTCAGTCTTCAGAAAACAATGCCATTTCCACCCCCGGAACCCGATGAAGAAGGGGCCACGACTCAGCAAGTCGAAATGGAAGAAACTGAAGACACGGCGATTCTCATCGAGATCGATGAAAACAATACGATCATGATCGGAGACGAACTGGAAGTCATCCAGGACCCAGCCATGGTTGCAGAGAAAATTGCACAGTACGCGCGACAGCAAGGATCGCAAGAGATCATGATGACCGTGAACGACCAGGCGTTACACGATACAGTCGTGTGGGTCTTTGACTCGGCTGCTGAAGCGGGCATTCAGCGGGTTCGTATTACAACCTTGACTGAATGA
- a CDS encoding DUF2238 domain-containing protein: protein MEVQHSKVKSSRWTRRCRWATVVLFFLMWIVLSFDVPFPEFYVLQHIPTVGAWIVIFILMRYRLLKEVDLYAIIAFLVLHLIGARYIYSCVPYDEWTESLFGVSLSETFHWERNHYDRLVHLLYGTLFSLPAWHLLDRYLTKSNGILILLTVQAILATSALYELAEWSLTMVAAPEAAESYNGQQGDIWDAHQDMALALLGSLISCFVLLLISRHTKASQSD from the coding sequence ATGGAAGTCCAACATTCGAAAGTGAAATCAAGCAGGTGGACACGGCGATGCCGCTGGGCAACGGTTGTGCTGTTTTTTCTTATGTGGATCGTCCTCAGCTTTGACGTTCCTTTTCCCGAATTCTACGTGCTACAGCACATTCCGACCGTCGGTGCCTGGATCGTCATTTTCATTTTGATGCGATACCGCTTGCTGAAGGAGGTCGATCTCTATGCCATCATCGCTTTTCTGGTCCTGCACCTGATTGGAGCCCGGTACATTTACTCCTGCGTTCCCTACGACGAGTGGACGGAGTCCCTGTTTGGCGTCAGTCTATCCGAAACTTTCCACTGGGAGCGTAACCACTACGACCGATTGGTTCATCTGCTCTACGGAACACTGTTTTCGCTTCCCGCCTGGCACTTGCTGGATCGCTACTTGACGAAGTCAAACGGGATACTGATTCTCTTGACCGTTCAGGCAATTCTCGCGACCTCGGCGCTGTATGAACTGGCCGAATGGTCACTCACAATGGTCGCTGCCCCGGAAGCCGCCGAAAGCTACAATGGCCAGCAAGGAGACATCTGGGATGCTCACCAGGATATGGCTCTGGCCCTGCTGGGAAGCCTGATCAGTTGTTTTGTCTTGCTGCTAATAAGCCGTCACACCAAGGCTTCACAAAGTGATTAA
- a CDS encoding sialidase family protein, with amino-acid sequence MSRSAILSWFAAGLMFCSPALLSAEIKIERVLDPEVPGGAYKHPATIEELANGDLFIAYYGGEGEYEGDTAVYGSRLPKGKDKWTTPKRIADTPDRADGNGVIWCDPQGVAWLFYVVRYGDTWSDSIIKYKYSKDNAHTWTDSELLTFDRGMMVRSQPIALNNGDFLLPIYHETGDDREIVGTESGSLFARLDPKTMKWTFTDIIHSRMGNIQPSVVQLDDENLLAYCRRGGGYGAVPDGFVVKTESHDGGQTWTEGEDTPYPNPNSAIDLIKLKNGHLMFIYNNSFEGRRMPLVVRVSTDNGKTWPHSRVLVNKQGDSAAYPYMIQAEDGTIHAVYTSERRTVVNHVTFTEDDILGHNEVE; translated from the coding sequence ATGTCCAGATCAGCCATTCTCAGTTGGTTTGCCGCGGGACTTATGTTCTGCAGCCCTGCGTTGCTTTCAGCGGAAATCAAAATCGAACGCGTCCTTGACCCGGAAGTACCAGGGGGAGCTTACAAACACCCCGCCACTATCGAAGAACTTGCCAACGGCGATTTGTTCATCGCGTATTACGGTGGCGAGGGCGAATACGAAGGGGATACCGCCGTTTACGGTTCTCGTCTTCCTAAGGGAAAAGATAAATGGACCACCCCTAAACGTATCGCAGACACACCGGACCGCGCCGATGGTAATGGTGTCATCTGGTGCGACCCACAGGGAGTCGCCTGGTTGTTTTACGTCGTTCGCTACGGTGACACCTGGTCTGATTCGATCATTAAATACAAGTACTCGAAAGACAATGCTCATACCTGGACCGACTCGGAACTCCTCACGTTCGATAGAGGCATGATGGTCCGCTCGCAACCAATCGCGCTGAACAATGGCGACTTCCTGTTGCCGATCTATCACGAAACTGGCGATGATCGCGAAATCGTGGGAACTGAAAGTGGCTCACTCTTCGCACGGCTCGATCCCAAAACGATGAAGTGGACTTTCACCGACATCATCCATTCGCGAATGGGCAATATTCAACCTTCCGTCGTCCAGCTTGACGATGAGAATCTTCTGGCCTACTGCCGTCGTGGAGGGGGATATGGTGCGGTACCCGATGGTTTTGTCGTCAAAACCGAATCCCATGATGGCGGCCAAACCTGGACCGAAGGAGAGGATACCCCTTATCCGAATCCCAACTCGGCGATCGACCTGATCAAGCTGAAAAATGGGCATTTGATGTTCATCTACAACAATAGCTTTGAAGGCCGGCGCATGCCGTTGGTCGTACGCGTTTCCACGGACAATGGCAAAACATGGCCGCACTCGCGCGTACTTGTCAACAAGCAGGGCGACAGCGCCGCTTATCCCTACATGATCCAGGCGGAAGATGGAACCATCCACGCCGTTTACACATCCGAACGCCGGACTGTCGTCAATCACGTGACCTTCACAGAAGACGATATTCTCGGGCACAACGAAGTCGAGTAA
- a CDS encoding MazG nucleotide pyrophosphohydrolase domain-containing protein translates to MAENQLPDSEFSLDQLQPLIDQMYSRKDEERGVEGTFMWFMEEVGELSAALREGTPEELAAEFADVLAWLATIANISGVDLREAVYQKYGRGCPGCGNLACSCGPEEKP, encoded by the coding sequence ATGGCTGAAAATCAACTCCCCGATTCCGAATTCTCGCTCGATCAACTCCAACCGCTGATCGATCAGATGTATTCGCGAAAGGACGAAGAGCGGGGAGTGGAAGGAACCTTCATGTGGTTTATGGAGGAAGTAGGCGAGTTATCGGCTGCTTTGCGTGAAGGAACACCGGAAGAACTGGCTGCTGAATTTGCTGATGTTCTTGCCTGGCTGGCAACCATCGCCAATATCAGTGGAGTCGACCTGCGAGAAGCGGTCTATCAGAAATACGGCCGTGGCTGTCCTGGCTGTGGAAATCTGGCCTGCTCTTGTGGACCAGAGGAAAAACCCTGA
- a CDS encoding ExbD/TolR family protein yields the protein MARRTVFMGGSEKALLAKKKKPEDADLDITPMIDVTFLLLIFFMVTSTMQESSNISPPGARHGDGTNKGDSVIITIAAPDTPTDEPEIRFGDKPNSPIINLGQVEAEVKTAVAALGIKEPNVIIKADRDTPHGYVQQVLREIDHIENVRYHIGVEDKSRSSN from the coding sequence GTGGCTAGAAGAACCGTCTTCATGGGTGGCAGCGAAAAAGCGTTGCTCGCCAAAAAGAAAAAACCGGAAGATGCCGATCTGGACATTACGCCCATGATCGATGTCACCTTCCTGTTATTAATTTTCTTCATGGTCACCTCGACTATGCAGGAATCCTCCAATATTTCTCCTCCTGGCGCAAGACACGGCGATGGTACTAATAAAGGCGATTCGGTCATTATCACCATCGCAGCCCCCGACACTCCCACCGACGAACCGGAAATTCGTTTCGGAGACAAACCGAACTCTCCCATCATCAATCTAGGCCAGGTAGAGGCTGAAGTAAAAACAGCTGTGGCGGCACTGGGAATCAAAGAACCTAACGTCATCATCAAAGCCGACCGCGATACGCCGCACGGGTATGTTCAGCAGGTATTGCGAGAAATCGATCACATAGAAAACGTAAGGTATCACATCGGAGTCGAAGACAAATCCCGTTCCTCAAATTGA